Genomic segment of Populus nigra chromosome 14, ddPopNigr1.1, whole genome shotgun sequence:
ttcaatttatcttttaGAGTTTGATTTGGTGGTAACttagcttcaattttttttttctttgtgaggTTATCCtattcttattcaatttttattttttaaaaataagatcgttaagattttttaaaaaatatttagagggtacctttttataatattggtaatcattcaattttttttattagtaatttttttgaattctttttattttcattgggttttttttgctttaaaaaaaaaacactatcatTTCTTGGGCGTTactttttatgttagaaaaaaaaaattaatctagctTATGATGTAACGTGATCACCATCTATCTAGTTTTTCTAAGCTAGAAGGATTTCTTAGTAGAGGGTAACTACAGAAAGTAAAGCTTAATCAACCATGATAAACACTAGAATTAGTCATGAATGTTGCtactagaaaatgaaaaaaaaatacatccatCGTGGCAAGGTCAAGGAATTGACACAAGAAGTTTAGGAAATATCTTCTTGTAAGGTTTACAAGTGTCATGTTTTTCATACCATCTTTTCCAAATGAGAAAACTTGTGAGGCAAAGTTGAACATATCGACACCCAATGAGAGTTCAAGATCTTTATGCTTAAAAAGTCTCATGAAAAAGAATAACATAAGCATCAATAACAACAAAAGTCATCAAAATTAATTGATGAGGATGACGAATTAGCTAATGATCACCATTATCtcctaaacatgaaaaaaaatatggcaaCAAGGTCGAATAACTAGGACTTAGTTTAGGAGGAAGCAACATTGAACATACCGGTGATAAAGGATAACACTAGACCATACATCTATCTTGCCAAGATAATGGGTTTCGAAAGCTAAAAAGGAGTAGTCTTATGGTTGACAATCAACAAAACAAACGTATGTAAGAATACTAACGCGTCGtgttaatgataaatcatataCACAATTATTCAAGATAAAATTGAGTCAAATCCAATACAATAATAAGCTAACCACATTGTATAATAATCAATTGGagcaaaaaaaacatgttgatatCCCTACATTTAttctaaataacaaaaatataaaaaacatcgtttatattaaaaataaacattcaaaTGTTGGCAAGACAAGAACAATATTagtttgtcaaaataaaaaagaaaaggtaataaAAAGACTGAAATTAATTGTGAGTAGTGAAATAGACCGAGGAAGATAACTGATTTCTCCCTTAACTACACCTTTTTATTTAGGTTAAATcgagttgaaaagaaaaggtctcTAACCCATAGAGGAGAACAAGAAAGCATGGCAAACAAACCAGTCATATGACCGGACATAATTTGCCTTGGCGGTCTAGGATTCAACACTTTCTTAGCTACATGTCTTGCAAATAAGGTCGCATCCGTTGCCTTGCCACCTTGAGATGCCTTTGCTCGTTCTACGATAGCCTCTTTGAAGTCCTTGTATAGCTTCCAGTCATGATTTCCTAATCTCTCGACGCTAGCAGAACCAAAATTTGATCTTATTGCCCCTGGTAACACGAGCACAACATTAATTCCAAATGGTTTTAGCTCAACACGCAGGGTGTTGGACATGGCATGGACTGCTGCCTTGCTAGCACAATAAGACCCTGCCCATGGTGTAGGAACCTTCCCCACAACACTCCCTATATTCACTATGGTACCGCTGCGCCGAGATGCCATGTATGGCACGACGTTTTGCACCAATCTTAATTGCCCTAGTGTGTTAATCTCCCAAGCTTTTCTTATTGCATCCAATGATAACTCAGCTAAAGGACCGGTACTTCCTATCCCAGCATTGTTGATCAATACATCAATGTGACCATACTTGGATACGACTGTGCTCACTGCTGAAGATACACTTTCTTTGGATGAAACATCAAGCCCAAGAGTCTCGATATTTTCTGATTCAAGCTCCAACATTTCATTGATGCGTTGAGGAATGTCAGAAGCAACAACATGGCAATTATGCTCAGAAAATGCCTTGCAATATTCAAAGCCAATCCCACCTTTTGCACAACCAGTGACCAGCACAACCTTAGGCCCGCTCATGCTTAAATTACCTTGTTGTCGATCGGCTTTACTCAGTTGCCCTTTTCTTATAGAAATTGAGAAGGTACTCATTTTTATATCCGCCCTGGTGTTAGTTTCTTGTTCATAGTTCAAAGTCTGGAATATGCTCCTCGCATATCCATGTCCATTGAAAATTAGCCGGCTAAAATCGAGCATCTAGCTTGTGGCCTTGCGTAAAAAAGTTTGTCAATTTTGCAGTTCTTATACGGACGAGGCCATAGAAGACATGGGGGCACCAAAATTTTGGTTCGTTTTTTTAAACATTGTAAAATTCGTTCATTGTGATCAATTTACAGTAGCTTACACGACCGGAACCAGATATCATTAACAAGCGCAAGCCATCTGAAGCCATCTGttacaattttaaatatatttgattaaacaatacatatcataattttatatgaatctcattaagaaaaattttaaacttttttattattattttggaatgcAGTAGCTAAAACTAACACTTGCGTAGAAATAAGAAGATTGCAGAAATAGCTAAAATTGGTCAACCCTCGGAACAAATAAAGTAGAGCAtggattcattttatttttttggcttcaTGTATGCAATTATGCATGGAAATTCATAAGAGTATTTGGGGCTCTGCTtctacttttaaaaaagaaattacatgtGTATTTACTTGTTCCCGAAAAGAGTGATATGTCCATCAATCCCTGCCAGCTCTTTATAGGCTCCTAAGTTAACGTCGTTACCCTCTTTACTAGCTTTCGCGCTCTCTGTCTctctttttccaatttttttttttatatttaacaatatcataaaaaaattaaattgaaaagcacTTTTAGTATTTAactgtaatagaaaataaactaaaaataatgtattatttttaaaaattttattaaaataataaaaaataaattttacaaattaaaaagttgaatgaaaatgaaattgaaaaaaaaatctaattttataaattatctcaaataaaataaataacaatcaaaataagaaagattaaatctaacaaataaaaaatttgaaagataataaaattaaaaaataataataacaacttcataaattatttcaaataaaataaataacaataaaaaaacaagaacccaatctgatagataaaaaatttcaattaaaaaaatgatgagagaaaaacaaataaaaatcataaaaataaggattaaagttgatataaaaataaaattaaatcaaattctaagagatgaaattaaaaaataatcaaaacaaaatatatagcaatcaaaagtttgaggatcaaatttcatataatcagcaaataacatattatttctaaatatttcaCAACTTCTTATAAGTGTTttctattcaaaataaaagaaaaatatttttctagaaaccaaaccaaatttttctttgactagaaaatatttttcgttaACCAACTTTTCTCATAGCAAacagacataaaaaaaattaaaaagtagttTTCAAGAACcactttcataaaataaatgggGCCTAAGACTAGTAGCAGgtagcattttattttattttgacagtGTTGGaaacagttgttttttaaaatgtattttatttgaaatatatcaaaataattttttttattttttaaacccttctaaaaaatctcaatttagtCTCAAACATTTATgcttattttcaattaaataaaaaacttataaatttgATCCCAAATGTTTCAAAA
This window contains:
- the LOC133672573 gene encoding short-chain dehydrogenase ptmH-like, which encodes MSTFSISIRKGQLSKADRQQGNLSMSGPKVVLVTGCAKGGIGFEYCKAFSEHNCHVVASDIPQRINEMLELESENIETLGLDVSSKESVSSAVSTVVSKYGHIDVLINNAGIGSTGPLAELSLDAIRKAWEINTLGQLRLVQNVVPYMASRRSGTIVNIGSVVGKVPTPWAGSYCASKAAVHAMSNTLRVELKPFGINVVLVLPGAIRSNFGSASVERLGNHDWKLYKDFKEAIVERAKASQGGKATDATLFARHVAKKVLNPRPPRQIMSGHMTGLFAMLSCSPLWVRDLFFSTRFNLNKKV